The nucleotide sequence CTTCTTTCAGGTACAGGATGCGGTGAAAGCGTCTTATGAGGTTAACGACCTCCCCAAAGCCATGCAAAATCTGGTGATGACGAATATTCGTGCAGTGCTTGGTTCCATGGAGCTGGACGAAATGCTGTCTAACCGGGATCGCATTAACGGGCAGTTGCTGGCTAAAGTCGATGAAGCCACTGACCCCTGGGGGTTGAAAGTAACCCGTATAGAATTACGCGATATAGCCCCCCCAAACGATCTGGTAGAAGCTATGGCCCGGCAGATGAAAGCGGAACGGGACAAGCGCGCACAGATTCTTGACGCTGAAGGTGCCAGAGAAGCGGCTATTAAAGTAGCAGAAGGTCAAAAGCAGGCTCAGATCCTGCAGGCTGAAGGCGAACTGGAAGCGGCCAAGCGTGAAGCTGAAGCCCGGGAGCGGCTGGCCGAAGCCGAAGCCAGGGCAACTGAGGCGGTGTCCCGGGCGATTGCC is from Endozoicomonas gorgoniicola and encodes:
- a CDS encoding SPFH domain-containing protein is translated as MGFEITAIAFVLLIAVLIATGVRMVPQGYNYTVERFGKYTKTLPPGLHVIVPVIDSVGNKMNMMEQVLDIAPQEVISSDNAQVTTDAVCFFQVQDAVKASYEVNDLPKAMQNLVMTNIRAVLGSMELDEMLSNRDRINGQLLAKVDEATDPWGLKVTRIELRDIAPPNDLVEAMARQMKAERDKRAQILDAEGAREAAIKVAEGQKQAQILQAEGELEAAKREAEARERLAEAEARATEAVSRAIASGDQRAINYFVAQKYVEALKEVGAADNSKLIMMPLEASGVIGSLAGIRELLSEVSGNKPS